The following coding sequences lie in one Pseudorca crassidens isolate mPseCra1 chromosome 2, mPseCra1.hap1, whole genome shotgun sequence genomic window:
- the PTCH2 gene encoding protein patched homolog 2 isoform X1, producing MARPPPLGELPPGYTPPARSAAPQILAGSLQAPLWLRAYFQGLLFSLGCGIQRHCGKVLFLGLLAFGALALGLRVAIIETDLEQLWVEAGSRVSQELQYTKEKLGEEAAYTSQMLIQTPRQEGENVLTPEALGLHLQAAVTASKVQVSLYGKSWDLNKICYKSGVPLIENGMIERMIEKLFPCVILTPLDCFWEGAKLQGGSAYLPGRPDIQWTNLDPEQLLEELGPFASLEGFRELLDKAQVGQAYVGRPCLHPDDLHCPSSAPNHHSRQAPNVAQELSGGCHGFSHKFMHWQEELLLGGMARDPQGQLLRAEALQSTFLLMSPRQLYEHFRGDYQTHDIGWSEEQAGTVLQAWQRRFVQLAQEALPGNASQQIHAFSSTTLDDILHAFSEVSAARVVGGYLLMLAYACVTMLRWDCAQSQGAVGLAGVLLVALAVASGLGLCALLGIAFNAATTQVLPFLALGIGVDDIFLLAHAFTEAPPGTPLQERTGECLQRTGTSVALTSINNMVAFFMAALVPIPALRAFSLQAAVVVGCNFAAVMLVFPAVLSLDLHRRHCQRLDVLCCFSSPCSARVIQILPQELGDRTVPVGIAHLTATVQAFAHCEASSQHVVTILPPQAHLVPPPSDPLASELFSPGGSTRDLLGQEEGTRQKAACKSLPCARWNLAHFARSQFAPLLLQSHTKAMVLVLSGALLGLSLYGSTLVQDGLALTDVVPRGTKEHAFLSAQLRYFSLYEVALVTQGGFDYAHSQRALFDLHQRFSSLKAVLPPPATQAPRTWLHYYRNWLQGIQAAFDQDWASGRITHHSYRNGSEDGALAYKLLIQTGDAQEPLDFSQLTTRKLVDKDGLIPPELFYVGLTVWVSSDPLGLAASQANFYPPPPEWLHDKYDTTGENLRIPAAQPLEFAQFPFLLHGLQKTADFVETIEGARAACAEAGQAGVRAYPSGSPFLFWEQYLGLRRCFLLAVCILLVCTFLVCALLLLNPWAASLIVLVLAVMTVELFGIMGFLGIKLSAIPVVILVASVGIGVEFTVHVALGFLTSQGSRNLRAARALEHTLAPVTDGAVSTLLGLLMLAGSNFDFIVRYFFVVLTVLTLLGLLHGLVLLPVLLSILGPPPEVVQMYKESPEVLSPPAAQGGGLRWGVAPTLPQSFARVTTSMTVALRPPPLPGAYVHPASEEPTWSPAATPAASGSSNLSSRGPCPAT from the exons CGGGCAGCCGGGTGAGCCAAGAGCTGCAATACACCAAGGAGAAGCTGGGGGAGGAGGCTGCGTACACCTCCCAGATGTTGATACAGACCCCGCGCCAGGAGGGGGAGAACGTCCTCACACCTGAGGCACTTGGCCTCCACCTCCAGGCAGCCGTCACCGCCAGTAAAGTGCAAGTATCACTCTATGGAAA GTCCTGGGATTTGAACAAAATCTGCTACAAGTCAGGAGTTCCCCTAATTGAAAATGGAATGATTGAGCGG ATGATTGAGAAGCTGTTTCCCTGCGTGATCCTCACCCCCCTCGACTGCTTCTGGGAAGGAGCCAAACTCCAAGGGGGCTCTGCCTACTTGCC GGGCCGCCCCGACATCCAGTGGACCAACCTGGATCCAGAGCAGCTGCTGGAGGAGCTGGGCCCCTTTGCCTCCCTTGAGGGCTTCCGGGAGCTGCTAGACAAGGCACAGGTGGGCCAGGCCTACGTGGGGCGGCCCTGTCTGCACCCTGACGACCTCCACTGCCCATCTAGTGCCCCTAACCATCACAGCAGGCAG GCTCCCAATGTGGCTCAGGAGTTGAGCGGGGGCTGCCATGGCTTCTCCCACAAGTTCATGCACTGGCAGGAGGAACTGCTGCTGGGAGGCATGGCCAGAGACCCCCAAGGACAGCTGCTGAG GGCAGAGGCCCTGCAGAGCACCTTCCTGCTGATGAGTCCCCGCCAGCTCTACGAGCACTTCCGGGGCGACTACCAGACACACGACATCGGCTGGAGCGAGGAGCAGGCCGGCACGGTGCTGCAGGCCTGGCAGCGGCGCTTCGTGCAG CTGGCGCAGGAGGCCCTGCCTGGGAACGCGTCCCAGCAGATCCACGCCTTCTCCTCCACCACCCTGGATGACATCCTGCACGCCTTCTCTGAAGTCAGCGCTGCCCGCGTGGTGGGAGGCTACCTGCTCATG cTGGCCTACGCCTGCGTGACAATGCTGCGGTGGGACTGTGCTCAGTCCCAGGGTGCTGTGGGCCTCGCCGGGGTGCTGCTGGTGGCCCTAGCGGTGGCCTCGGGCCTCGGGCTCTGCGCCCTGCTCGGCATCGCCTTCAATGCCGCCACTACCCAG GTGCTGCCCTTCTTGGCACTGGGCATTGGCGTGGATGACATATTCCTGCTGGCACATGCCTTCACAGAGGCTCCACCTGGCACCCCTCTCCAG GAGCGCACAGGTGAGTGTCTGCAGCGCACAGGCACCAGCGTTGCACTCACGTCCATCAACAACATGGTCGCCTTCTTCATGGCTGCCCTAGTTCCCATCCCTGCACTGCGGGCCTTCTCCTTGCAG GCGGCAGTAGTGGTTGGCTGCAACTTTGCAGCCGTGATGCTTGTCTTCCCAGCGGTCCTCAGCCTGGACCTGCACCGGCGCCACTGCCAGCGCCTTGATGTGCTCTGCTGCTTCTCTAG cCCCTGCTCTGCTCGGGTGATTCAGATTCTGCCCCAGGAGCTGGGGGATAGGACAGTACCAGTGGGCATTGCTCACCTGACTGCCACTGTTCAGGCATTTGCGCACTGTGAAGCCAGCAGCCAGCATGTGGTCACCATCCTGCCTCCCCAAGCCCACCTGGTGCCCCCACCTTCTGACCCACTGGCCTCTGAGCTCTTCAGCCCAGGAGGGTCAACACGGGACCTTCTAGGCCAGGAGGAGGGGACAAGGCAGAAGGCAGCCTGCAAGTCCCTGCCCTGCGCCCGCTGGAATCTTGCCCATTTCGCCCGCTCTCAGTTTGCACCCTTGCTGCTCCAGTCCCACACCAAG GCCATGGTGCTGGTACTTTCTGGGGCTCTTCTGGGCCTGAGCCTCTATGGATCGACCTTGGTGCAGGATGGGCTGGCCCTGACAGATGTGGTGCCTCGGGGCACCAAGGAGCATGCCTTCCTGAGCGCCCAGCTCAGGTACTTCTCTCTGTACGAGGTGGCCCTGGTGACACAGGGTGGCTTTGACTACGCCCACTCCCAACGCGCCCTCTTTGATCTGCACCAGCGCTTCAGTTCCCTCAAGGCAGTGCTGCCCCCACCGGCCACGCAGGCACCCCGCACCTGGCTGCACTATTACCGCAACTGGCTACAGG GAATCCAGGCTGCGTTTGACCAGGACTGGGCTTCTGGGCGCATCACCCACCACTCATACCGCAATGGCTCTGAGGATGGGGCCCTAGCCTACAAGCTGCTCATCCAGACCGGGGATGCCCAGGAGCCTCTTGATTTCAGCCAG CTGACCACAAGGAAGCTGGTGGACAAGGACGGGCTGATTCCACCTGAGCTCTTCTACGTGGGGCTGACCGTGTGGGTGAGCAGTGACCCTCTGGGTCTGGCAGCCTCACAAGCCAACTTCTACCCCCCACCTCCCGAGTGGCTGCATGACAAGTACGACACCACCGGGGAGAACCTTCGCA tcCCGGCGGCCCAGCCCCTGGAGTTTGCCCAGTTCCCCTTTCTACTGCACGGACTCCAGAAGACTGCAGACTTCGTGGAGACCATTGAGGGGGCCCGGGCAGCATGTGCCGAGGCAGGCCAGGCTGGGGTGCGCGCCTACCCCAGCGGCTcccccttcctcttctgggagCAGTATCTGGGCCTGCGGCGCTGCTTCCTGCTGGCGGTCTGCATCCTGCTGGTGTGCACTTTCCTCGTCTGCGCCCTGCTGCTGCTCAACCCCTGGGCAGCTTCCCTCATA gtACTGGTCCTGGCAGTGATGACCGTGGAGCTCTTTGGCATCATGGGTTTCCTGGGCATCAAGCTGAGCGCCATCCCCGTGGTGATCCTTGTGGCGTCTGTAGGCATTGGTGTCGAGTTCACGGTCCATGTGGCTCTG GGCTTCCTGACCTCCCAGGGTAGCCGGAACCTCCGGGCTGcccgggccctagagcacacattGGCCCCGGTGACCGATGGGGCCGTCTCCACATTGCTGGGTCTGCTCATGCTTGCTGGTTCCAACTTTGACTTCATTGTAAG GTACTTCTTCGTGGTGCTGACAGTACTCACACTCCTAGGCCTCCTCCATGGGCTCGTGCTGCTGCCTGTGCTGCTGTCCATCCTGGGCCCCCCACCAGAG GTGGTACAGATGTACAAGGAGAGCCCGGAGGTCCTGAGCCCACCAGCTGCACAAGGAGGAGGGCTCAGGTGGGGGGTagcccccacccttccccagagCTTTGCCAGAGTGACTACCTCCATGACCGTGGCCCTCCGCCCACCCCCACTGCCTGGTGCCTACGTCCACCCGGCCTCTGAAGAGCCTACTTGGTCCCCTGCTGCCACACCAGCTGCCAGTGGCTCCAGCAACCTCAGTTCTAGGGGACCATGTCCAGCCACCTGA
- the PTCH2 gene encoding protein patched homolog 2 isoform X2, whose product MARPPPLGELPPGYTPPARSAAPQGLLFSLGCGIQRHCGKVLFLGLLAFGALALGLRVAIIETDLEQLWVEAGSRVSQELQYTKEKLGEEAAYTSQMLIQTPRQEGENVLTPEALGLHLQAAVTASKVQVSLYGKSWDLNKICYKSGVPLIENGMIERMIEKLFPCVILTPLDCFWEGAKLQGGSAYLPGRPDIQWTNLDPEQLLEELGPFASLEGFRELLDKAQVGQAYVGRPCLHPDDLHCPSSAPNHHSRQAPNVAQELSGGCHGFSHKFMHWQEELLLGGMARDPQGQLLRAEALQSTFLLMSPRQLYEHFRGDYQTHDIGWSEEQAGTVLQAWQRRFVQLAQEALPGNASQQIHAFSSTTLDDILHAFSEVSAARVVGGYLLMLAYACVTMLRWDCAQSQGAVGLAGVLLVALAVASGLGLCALLGIAFNAATTQVLPFLALGIGVDDIFLLAHAFTEAPPGTPLQERTGECLQRTGTSVALTSINNMVAFFMAALVPIPALRAFSLQAAVVVGCNFAAVMLVFPAVLSLDLHRRHCQRLDVLCCFSSPCSARVIQILPQELGDRTVPVGIAHLTATVQAFAHCEASSQHVVTILPPQAHLVPPPSDPLASELFSPGGSTRDLLGQEEGTRQKAACKSLPCARWNLAHFARSQFAPLLLQSHTKAMVLVLSGALLGLSLYGSTLVQDGLALTDVVPRGTKEHAFLSAQLRYFSLYEVALVTQGGFDYAHSQRALFDLHQRFSSLKAVLPPPATQAPRTWLHYYRNWLQGIQAAFDQDWASGRITHHSYRNGSEDGALAYKLLIQTGDAQEPLDFSQLTTRKLVDKDGLIPPELFYVGLTVWVSSDPLGLAASQANFYPPPPEWLHDKYDTTGENLRIPAAQPLEFAQFPFLLHGLQKTADFVETIEGARAACAEAGQAGVRAYPSGSPFLFWEQYLGLRRCFLLAVCILLVCTFLVCALLLLNPWAASLIVLVLAVMTVELFGIMGFLGIKLSAIPVVILVASVGIGVEFTVHVALGFLTSQGSRNLRAARALEHTLAPVTDGAVSTLLGLLMLAGSNFDFIVRYFFVVLTVLTLLGLLHGLVLLPVLLSILGPPPEVVQMYKESPEVLSPPAAQGGGLRWGVAPTLPQSFARVTTSMTVALRPPPLPGAYVHPASEEPTWSPAATPAASGSSNLSSRGPCPAT is encoded by the exons CGGGCAGCCGGGTGAGCCAAGAGCTGCAATACACCAAGGAGAAGCTGGGGGAGGAGGCTGCGTACACCTCCCAGATGTTGATACAGACCCCGCGCCAGGAGGGGGAGAACGTCCTCACACCTGAGGCACTTGGCCTCCACCTCCAGGCAGCCGTCACCGCCAGTAAAGTGCAAGTATCACTCTATGGAAA GTCCTGGGATTTGAACAAAATCTGCTACAAGTCAGGAGTTCCCCTAATTGAAAATGGAATGATTGAGCGG ATGATTGAGAAGCTGTTTCCCTGCGTGATCCTCACCCCCCTCGACTGCTTCTGGGAAGGAGCCAAACTCCAAGGGGGCTCTGCCTACTTGCC GGGCCGCCCCGACATCCAGTGGACCAACCTGGATCCAGAGCAGCTGCTGGAGGAGCTGGGCCCCTTTGCCTCCCTTGAGGGCTTCCGGGAGCTGCTAGACAAGGCACAGGTGGGCCAGGCCTACGTGGGGCGGCCCTGTCTGCACCCTGACGACCTCCACTGCCCATCTAGTGCCCCTAACCATCACAGCAGGCAG GCTCCCAATGTGGCTCAGGAGTTGAGCGGGGGCTGCCATGGCTTCTCCCACAAGTTCATGCACTGGCAGGAGGAACTGCTGCTGGGAGGCATGGCCAGAGACCCCCAAGGACAGCTGCTGAG GGCAGAGGCCCTGCAGAGCACCTTCCTGCTGATGAGTCCCCGCCAGCTCTACGAGCACTTCCGGGGCGACTACCAGACACACGACATCGGCTGGAGCGAGGAGCAGGCCGGCACGGTGCTGCAGGCCTGGCAGCGGCGCTTCGTGCAG CTGGCGCAGGAGGCCCTGCCTGGGAACGCGTCCCAGCAGATCCACGCCTTCTCCTCCACCACCCTGGATGACATCCTGCACGCCTTCTCTGAAGTCAGCGCTGCCCGCGTGGTGGGAGGCTACCTGCTCATG cTGGCCTACGCCTGCGTGACAATGCTGCGGTGGGACTGTGCTCAGTCCCAGGGTGCTGTGGGCCTCGCCGGGGTGCTGCTGGTGGCCCTAGCGGTGGCCTCGGGCCTCGGGCTCTGCGCCCTGCTCGGCATCGCCTTCAATGCCGCCACTACCCAG GTGCTGCCCTTCTTGGCACTGGGCATTGGCGTGGATGACATATTCCTGCTGGCACATGCCTTCACAGAGGCTCCACCTGGCACCCCTCTCCAG GAGCGCACAGGTGAGTGTCTGCAGCGCACAGGCACCAGCGTTGCACTCACGTCCATCAACAACATGGTCGCCTTCTTCATGGCTGCCCTAGTTCCCATCCCTGCACTGCGGGCCTTCTCCTTGCAG GCGGCAGTAGTGGTTGGCTGCAACTTTGCAGCCGTGATGCTTGTCTTCCCAGCGGTCCTCAGCCTGGACCTGCACCGGCGCCACTGCCAGCGCCTTGATGTGCTCTGCTGCTTCTCTAG cCCCTGCTCTGCTCGGGTGATTCAGATTCTGCCCCAGGAGCTGGGGGATAGGACAGTACCAGTGGGCATTGCTCACCTGACTGCCACTGTTCAGGCATTTGCGCACTGTGAAGCCAGCAGCCAGCATGTGGTCACCATCCTGCCTCCCCAAGCCCACCTGGTGCCCCCACCTTCTGACCCACTGGCCTCTGAGCTCTTCAGCCCAGGAGGGTCAACACGGGACCTTCTAGGCCAGGAGGAGGGGACAAGGCAGAAGGCAGCCTGCAAGTCCCTGCCCTGCGCCCGCTGGAATCTTGCCCATTTCGCCCGCTCTCAGTTTGCACCCTTGCTGCTCCAGTCCCACACCAAG GCCATGGTGCTGGTACTTTCTGGGGCTCTTCTGGGCCTGAGCCTCTATGGATCGACCTTGGTGCAGGATGGGCTGGCCCTGACAGATGTGGTGCCTCGGGGCACCAAGGAGCATGCCTTCCTGAGCGCCCAGCTCAGGTACTTCTCTCTGTACGAGGTGGCCCTGGTGACACAGGGTGGCTTTGACTACGCCCACTCCCAACGCGCCCTCTTTGATCTGCACCAGCGCTTCAGTTCCCTCAAGGCAGTGCTGCCCCCACCGGCCACGCAGGCACCCCGCACCTGGCTGCACTATTACCGCAACTGGCTACAGG GAATCCAGGCTGCGTTTGACCAGGACTGGGCTTCTGGGCGCATCACCCACCACTCATACCGCAATGGCTCTGAGGATGGGGCCCTAGCCTACAAGCTGCTCATCCAGACCGGGGATGCCCAGGAGCCTCTTGATTTCAGCCAG CTGACCACAAGGAAGCTGGTGGACAAGGACGGGCTGATTCCACCTGAGCTCTTCTACGTGGGGCTGACCGTGTGGGTGAGCAGTGACCCTCTGGGTCTGGCAGCCTCACAAGCCAACTTCTACCCCCCACCTCCCGAGTGGCTGCATGACAAGTACGACACCACCGGGGAGAACCTTCGCA tcCCGGCGGCCCAGCCCCTGGAGTTTGCCCAGTTCCCCTTTCTACTGCACGGACTCCAGAAGACTGCAGACTTCGTGGAGACCATTGAGGGGGCCCGGGCAGCATGTGCCGAGGCAGGCCAGGCTGGGGTGCGCGCCTACCCCAGCGGCTcccccttcctcttctgggagCAGTATCTGGGCCTGCGGCGCTGCTTCCTGCTGGCGGTCTGCATCCTGCTGGTGTGCACTTTCCTCGTCTGCGCCCTGCTGCTGCTCAACCCCTGGGCAGCTTCCCTCATA gtACTGGTCCTGGCAGTGATGACCGTGGAGCTCTTTGGCATCATGGGTTTCCTGGGCATCAAGCTGAGCGCCATCCCCGTGGTGATCCTTGTGGCGTCTGTAGGCATTGGTGTCGAGTTCACGGTCCATGTGGCTCTG GGCTTCCTGACCTCCCAGGGTAGCCGGAACCTCCGGGCTGcccgggccctagagcacacattGGCCCCGGTGACCGATGGGGCCGTCTCCACATTGCTGGGTCTGCTCATGCTTGCTGGTTCCAACTTTGACTTCATTGTAAG GTACTTCTTCGTGGTGCTGACAGTACTCACACTCCTAGGCCTCCTCCATGGGCTCGTGCTGCTGCCTGTGCTGCTGTCCATCCTGGGCCCCCCACCAGAG GTGGTACAGATGTACAAGGAGAGCCCGGAGGTCCTGAGCCCACCAGCTGCACAAGGAGGAGGGCTCAGGTGGGGGGTagcccccacccttccccagagCTTTGCCAGAGTGACTACCTCCATGACCGTGGCCCTCCGCCCACCCCCACTGCCTGGTGCCTACGTCCACCCGGCCTCTGAAGAGCCTACTTGGTCCCCTGCTGCCACACCAGCTGCCAGTGGCTCCAGCAACCTCAGTTCTAGGGGACCATGTCCAGCCACCTGA
- the PTCH2 gene encoding protein patched homolog 2 isoform X6, with protein MARPPPLGELPPGYTPPARSAAPQILAGSLQAPLWLRAYFQGLLFSLGCGIQRHCGKVLFLGLLAFGALALGLRVAIIETDLEQLWVEAGSRVSQELQYTKEKLGEEAAYTSQMLIQTPRQEGENVLTPEALGLHLQAAVTASKVQVSLYGKSWDLNKICYKSGVPLIENGMIERMIEKLFPCVILTPLDCFWEGAKLQGGSAYLPGRPDIQWTNLDPEQLLEELGPFASLEGFRELLDKAQVGQAYVGRPCLHPDDLHCPSSAPNHHSRQAPNVAQELSGGCHGFSHKFMHWQEELLLGGMARDPQGQLLRAEALQSTFLLMSPRQLYEHFRGDYQTHDIGWSEEQAGTVLQAWQRRFVQLAQEALPGNASQQIHAFSSTTLDDILHAFSEVSAARVVGGYLLMLAYACVTMLRWDCAQSQGAVGLAGVLLVALAVASGLGLCALLGIAFNAATTQVLPFLALGIGVDDIFLLAHAFTEAPPGTPLQERTGECLQRTGTSVALTSINNMVAFFMAALVPIPALRAFSLQAAVVVGCNFAAVMLVFPAVLSLDLHRRHCQRLDVLCCFSSPCSARVIQILPQELGDRTVPVGIAHLTATVQAFAHCEASSQHVVTILPPQAHLVPPPSDPLASELFSPGGSTRDLLGQEEGTRQKAACKSLPCARWNLAHFARSQFAPLLLQSHTKRFSSLKAVLPPPATQAPRTWLHYYRNWLQGIQAAFDQDWASGRITHHSYRNGSEDGALAYKLLIQTGDAQEPLDFSQLTTRKLVDKDGLIPPELFYVGLTVWVSSDPLGLAASQANFYPPPPEWLHDKYDTTGENLRIPAAQPLEFAQFPFLLHGLQKTADFVETIEGARAACAEAGQAGVRAYPSGSPFLFWEQYLGLRRCFLLAVCILLVCTFLVCALLLLNPWAASLIVLVLAVMTVELFGIMGFLGIKLSAIPVVILVASVGIGVEFTVHVALGFLTSQGSRNLRAARALEHTLAPVTDGAVSTLLGLLMLAGSNFDFIVRYFFVVLTVLTLLGLLHGLVLLPVLLSILGPPPEVVQMYKESPEVLSPPAAQGGGLRWGVAPTLPQSFARVTTSMTVALRPPPLPGAYVHPASEEPTWSPAATPAASGSSNLSSRGPCPAT; from the exons CGGGCAGCCGGGTGAGCCAAGAGCTGCAATACACCAAGGAGAAGCTGGGGGAGGAGGCTGCGTACACCTCCCAGATGTTGATACAGACCCCGCGCCAGGAGGGGGAGAACGTCCTCACACCTGAGGCACTTGGCCTCCACCTCCAGGCAGCCGTCACCGCCAGTAAAGTGCAAGTATCACTCTATGGAAA GTCCTGGGATTTGAACAAAATCTGCTACAAGTCAGGAGTTCCCCTAATTGAAAATGGAATGATTGAGCGG ATGATTGAGAAGCTGTTTCCCTGCGTGATCCTCACCCCCCTCGACTGCTTCTGGGAAGGAGCCAAACTCCAAGGGGGCTCTGCCTACTTGCC GGGCCGCCCCGACATCCAGTGGACCAACCTGGATCCAGAGCAGCTGCTGGAGGAGCTGGGCCCCTTTGCCTCCCTTGAGGGCTTCCGGGAGCTGCTAGACAAGGCACAGGTGGGCCAGGCCTACGTGGGGCGGCCCTGTCTGCACCCTGACGACCTCCACTGCCCATCTAGTGCCCCTAACCATCACAGCAGGCAG GCTCCCAATGTGGCTCAGGAGTTGAGCGGGGGCTGCCATGGCTTCTCCCACAAGTTCATGCACTGGCAGGAGGAACTGCTGCTGGGAGGCATGGCCAGAGACCCCCAAGGACAGCTGCTGAG GGCAGAGGCCCTGCAGAGCACCTTCCTGCTGATGAGTCCCCGCCAGCTCTACGAGCACTTCCGGGGCGACTACCAGACACACGACATCGGCTGGAGCGAGGAGCAGGCCGGCACGGTGCTGCAGGCCTGGCAGCGGCGCTTCGTGCAG CTGGCGCAGGAGGCCCTGCCTGGGAACGCGTCCCAGCAGATCCACGCCTTCTCCTCCACCACCCTGGATGACATCCTGCACGCCTTCTCTGAAGTCAGCGCTGCCCGCGTGGTGGGAGGCTACCTGCTCATG cTGGCCTACGCCTGCGTGACAATGCTGCGGTGGGACTGTGCTCAGTCCCAGGGTGCTGTGGGCCTCGCCGGGGTGCTGCTGGTGGCCCTAGCGGTGGCCTCGGGCCTCGGGCTCTGCGCCCTGCTCGGCATCGCCTTCAATGCCGCCACTACCCAG GTGCTGCCCTTCTTGGCACTGGGCATTGGCGTGGATGACATATTCCTGCTGGCACATGCCTTCACAGAGGCTCCACCTGGCACCCCTCTCCAG GAGCGCACAGGTGAGTGTCTGCAGCGCACAGGCACCAGCGTTGCACTCACGTCCATCAACAACATGGTCGCCTTCTTCATGGCTGCCCTAGTTCCCATCCCTGCACTGCGGGCCTTCTCCTTGCAG GCGGCAGTAGTGGTTGGCTGCAACTTTGCAGCCGTGATGCTTGTCTTCCCAGCGGTCCTCAGCCTGGACCTGCACCGGCGCCACTGCCAGCGCCTTGATGTGCTCTGCTGCTTCTCTAG cCCCTGCTCTGCTCGGGTGATTCAGATTCTGCCCCAGGAGCTGGGGGATAGGACAGTACCAGTGGGCATTGCTCACCTGACTGCCACTGTTCAGGCATTTGCGCACTGTGAAGCCAGCAGCCAGCATGTGGTCACCATCCTGCCTCCCCAAGCCCACCTGGTGCCCCCACCTTCTGACCCACTGGCCTCTGAGCTCTTCAGCCCAGGAGGGTCAACACGGGACCTTCTAGGCCAGGAGGAGGGGACAAGGCAGAAGGCAGCCTGCAAGTCCCTGCCCTGCGCCCGCTGGAATCTTGCCCATTTCGCCCGCTCTCAGTTTGCACCCTTGCTGCTCCAGTCCCACACCAAG CGCTTCAGTTCCCTCAAGGCAGTGCTGCCCCCACCGGCCACGCAGGCACCCCGCACCTGGCTGCACTATTACCGCAACTGGCTACAGG GAATCCAGGCTGCGTTTGACCAGGACTGGGCTTCTGGGCGCATCACCCACCACTCATACCGCAATGGCTCTGAGGATGGGGCCCTAGCCTACAAGCTGCTCATCCAGACCGGGGATGCCCAGGAGCCTCTTGATTTCAGCCAG CTGACCACAAGGAAGCTGGTGGACAAGGACGGGCTGATTCCACCTGAGCTCTTCTACGTGGGGCTGACCGTGTGGGTGAGCAGTGACCCTCTGGGTCTGGCAGCCTCACAAGCCAACTTCTACCCCCCACCTCCCGAGTGGCTGCATGACAAGTACGACACCACCGGGGAGAACCTTCGCA tcCCGGCGGCCCAGCCCCTGGAGTTTGCCCAGTTCCCCTTTCTACTGCACGGACTCCAGAAGACTGCAGACTTCGTGGAGACCATTGAGGGGGCCCGGGCAGCATGTGCCGAGGCAGGCCAGGCTGGGGTGCGCGCCTACCCCAGCGGCTcccccttcctcttctgggagCAGTATCTGGGCCTGCGGCGCTGCTTCCTGCTGGCGGTCTGCATCCTGCTGGTGTGCACTTTCCTCGTCTGCGCCCTGCTGCTGCTCAACCCCTGGGCAGCTTCCCTCATA gtACTGGTCCTGGCAGTGATGACCGTGGAGCTCTTTGGCATCATGGGTTTCCTGGGCATCAAGCTGAGCGCCATCCCCGTGGTGATCCTTGTGGCGTCTGTAGGCATTGGTGTCGAGTTCACGGTCCATGTGGCTCTG GGCTTCCTGACCTCCCAGGGTAGCCGGAACCTCCGGGCTGcccgggccctagagcacacattGGCCCCGGTGACCGATGGGGCCGTCTCCACATTGCTGGGTCTGCTCATGCTTGCTGGTTCCAACTTTGACTTCATTGTAAG GTACTTCTTCGTGGTGCTGACAGTACTCACACTCCTAGGCCTCCTCCATGGGCTCGTGCTGCTGCCTGTGCTGCTGTCCATCCTGGGCCCCCCACCAGAG GTGGTACAGATGTACAAGGAGAGCCCGGAGGTCCTGAGCCCACCAGCTGCACAAGGAGGAGGGCTCAGGTGGGGGGTagcccccacccttccccagagCTTTGCCAGAGTGACTACCTCCATGACCGTGGCCCTCCGCCCACCCCCACTGCCTGGTGCCTACGTCCACCCGGCCTCTGAAGAGCCTACTTGGTCCCCTGCTGCCACACCAGCTGCCAGTGGCTCCAGCAACCTCAGTTCTAGGGGACCATGTCCAGCCACCTGA